The DNA segment TGGGCACCACGCCGTGCAGGATGCTGGTGCGCACGCCCTGCGGGTACCTGCGCATGTAGACGAGCGCGGCGCGCGTGCCGTACGAGGTGCCGTACAGGTTCAGCCGCTCGTACCCCAGCGCCGCCCGCAGCTCGTCCAGGTCCTCCGCCATGTTGTCGGTGGTGTACGCGCTCAGGTCCGCCTTCCCGCTCCACTCCGCGGCGCAGCGGCGGACGCGCTCGGCGGGGTAGAAGTCGCCCAGGTACTCGGCCAGCGTGGGTCCGTAGAGGGAGCATCGGAGCAGGTTGGAGCCGCCGGTGCCGCGTGCGTCCACCAGGAGGATGTCGCGCGTGTCCCTCAGCTCCTTCAGCTCCTCGGCCAAACCCGCGGCCCCGTCCGTGGTCGCCTGTCCCGGCCCGCCCGCGATGGGCACGATGGGGTCCCTGGATGCCGTGCCGGTCGCGGGAAGGACGATGAAGCGGATGGGGATCTTGCGCCCGCTGCGCGCCGCCCGGTTCTCCCACACCTGCAGCGTTCCGCAGCGCGCCGCCCCCGCGCCCGGCACCTCGCAGGGCTCCACGCGGAGGCCGGGGTTCGCCTGCGCGTGGAGCGGGGCCGCGAGGGCGAGCGTTGCCGCGGCGGCAAGGGCGGTTCGGCGCATGAGACGGTCCCGGGGTGAGATGTTGGCGGAAAGCGGTGCCGGCGGCGGGCGGCCCTCACCCGATTGGACACGCGGCGGGGCGAAATGGTTTGTAGCGCGGTTGACACCGGCACGCAATCCCGCGATCATCGAGCATCTGTTTAAAACGCTTGTTTGATCGAGGTGATTGGATGTCGGTCGTACTTTCGGGACGGATCGGGCGCGGGCCGCTGGTGGCGATGCTGGCGGGGCTGACGGGGATCACGGCGCTCTCCATCGACATGAGCCTGCCGGCGATGCCGCAGCTCCAGCGGGTGTTCGGCGCGGACGTGGGATCGACGCAGCTCACGCTCAGCCTCTTCCTGGTCGGATTCGCTGTTGGGCAGCTCGTCTGCGGGCCGCTGTCGGACCGGGTGGGGCGGAAGCCGGTGCTGCTGTCGGGGCTGGCGCTCTTCGTGGCGGCGGGGCTCGCGTGCTCCGCCAGCCCATCGCTGGCGCTGCTGGTGGCCGGGCGGTTCGTGCAGGGGCTGGGCGCGAGCGTCGGGCCGATCCTGGCGCGCGCCATCGTCCGCGACACCTTCGAGGAGCGGGACGCGTCCGGAGTGCTGTCGCAGATCACGCAGGTGATGATCGTGGCGCCGCTGGTGGCGCCCACGGTGGGCGGCTACATCCTGGCGTTCTCCGGCTGGCGGTCGATCTTCCTGGCACTCGCCGCCGCGGGCCTCCTCCTGTGGATGGTGGGCTGGCGGCTCCTTCCCGAGACGCGCAGGCCGCACGCGGAGCGGCCGCCCGCGCTGCTGGAGAGCTACCGCGCGGTGCTGACGCACGCCGCCAGCCTGCGCAACGTGCTGACCGTCTGCTTCTCGTACGCGGGGATGTTCGCGTACATCAGCGGCTCGCCGTTCGTGCTCATCGACGCGTTCGGGGTCCCGCGCGAGCTCTTCGGCCTCCTCTTCGCCCTGCCGGCGGGGGCGCTGCTGGCGGGCGCCACGCTCAACCGCATCCTGGTGAAGCGGATGGAGTCCGCGCGGCTCCTGCGAATCGGCGTGCTGCTGGTGTTCGCGGCGGCGGTGACGATCTCGGCGCTGGCGGCGCTGGGGCTGGGCGGCCTGCCGGGGGTGCTGGGGCCGATGATGCTGTACATGCTGGGGATGGGCCTGGTGCAGCCCAACGCCACCGCCGCCGCCATGGCGCCGCACGGCCGCCTCGCGGGTGTGTCGTCGTCCATCATCGGCTCGCTGCAGACGGTGGGCGGGGCGCTATCGGGGTACGTGGTGGGCACCTTCTACGACCACTCGCCGCGCTCCCTCGCCCTCACGGTTGGCACGATGGGTGTGGCGACGCTCCTGGTGCACGCGACCACCCGCGCCCGTCCGCGCGACGCCATGCGCGAGGCTGCCGGCCCGCCGCTGGCCGCCGAGGCATGAGCGGCGAGGCGCGAAAGAGCGCGCGCGAGGCGCTCCTGGACGCGGCGGAGCGGCTCTTCGCCGAGAACGGCGTCGCGGAGACCTCCGTGCGCGCCATCACGGCGGCGGCGGGGGCGAACGTTGCCGCCATCAACTACTACTTCGGCTCGCGCGAGGCGCTGATCGAGGCGCTGCTGGCGCGGCGCCTGGAGCCGCTGAACGCCGTGCGCCTGCGCCTGCTGGAGGAGCGCGCGCCGCGCACCGCGTCCGGCGTGCTGTACGCGCTCGCGGTGCCGGCGCTGGAGCTCTGCTTCCGGCACCCGCATTTCGCCCGCCTCGCCAGCCGCCTGCGCGCCGACACGGACCCGCGCGTGTGGGAGCAGTACCGTCTCCACCAGGCGCCTTTCCTCGAGACTTTCCGCGCCGCCCTCGCCGCCACGCGCCGCGACCTCCCCGCGGACGAATCGGCGCGGCGCCTGCACTACGTTCTCGGCGCCATCCACCACGTGTGGGCGCACGCGCCGCTCCCGCCGGAGGAGTCCCCCGAGCTCCTGGTGAAGAGCTTCCTCGCCTTCTACGGCACCGCCCTGGACGCTCCCGCTCCCCCCACGCTGCCGTGATCCGGCCCAACAGCAAGTCTCACGCAGAGGCGCAGAGACGCGGGAGCGGGCGCGGAGTTCTCTCCTGCGTCTCTGCGTCTCTGCGTGAGATTGTCTTTTCCCGGACGGCATCGCGATGATGGGGATGTGGGTCTTCCTCGCCCTGATGTCCGCGTGCTGCTCGGCGGGGACGAGCTTCTCGCTGAAGCGGGCCGTGGGGCACGGCGGCGCCATCGTGACCACGGTGTCGGCGCGGCTGGTGGCGGGGATGCTGCTGCTGGGGCTCGTGGCGGCGTTGGGCGTGTGGCCGGAGCTGTCGCCGGCCTACTGGCGCGCGGCGGGGA comes from the Longimicrobium sp. genome and includes:
- a CDS encoding multidrug effflux MFS transporter codes for the protein MSVVLSGRIGRGPLVAMLAGLTGITALSIDMSLPAMPQLQRVFGADVGSTQLTLSLFLVGFAVGQLVCGPLSDRVGRKPVLLSGLALFVAAGLACSASPSLALLVAGRFVQGLGASVGPILARAIVRDTFEERDASGVLSQITQVMIVAPLVAPTVGGYILAFSGWRSIFLALAAAGLLLWMVGWRLLPETRRPHAERPPALLESYRAVLTHAASLRNVLTVCFSYAGMFAYISGSPFVLIDAFGVPRELFGLLFALPAGALLAGATLNRILVKRMESARLLRIGVLLVFAAAVTISALAALGLGGLPGVLGPMMLYMLGMGLVQPNATAAAMAPHGRLAGVSSSIIGSLQTVGGALSGYVVGTFYDHSPRSLALTVGTMGVATLLVHATTRARPRDAMREAAGPPLAAEA
- a CDS encoding EamA family transporter — its product is MMGMWVFLALMSACCSAGTSFSLKRAVGHGGAIVTTVSARLVAGMLLLGLVAALGVWPELSPAYWRAAGMVLVPEVLGTIFLTLALRAGDLSLVQPLLGLLPPLVMAGGVVFLDEVPTREA
- a CDS encoding TetR family transcriptional regulator, encoding MSGEARKSAREALLDAAERLFAENGVAETSVRAITAAAGANVAAINYYFGSREALIEALLARRLEPLNAVRLRLLEERAPRTASGVLYALAVPALELCFRHPHFARLASRLRADTDPRVWEQYRLHQAPFLETFRAALAATRRDLPADESARRLHYVLGAIHHVWAHAPLPPEESPELLVKSFLAFYGTALDAPAPPTLP